One genomic window of Aricia agestis chromosome 7, ilAriAges1.1, whole genome shotgun sequence includes the following:
- the LOC121729040 gene encoding uncharacterized protein LOC121729040, translating into MFAIKICRAHRTTSITASVVLAGIIPLDLRIKEHAHQYEIKRGKTLDLLNSQKIEGKISSFTLPHPAETVNIRFSLITSQEEIREDIESFNYYTNGSKLNGGVGCGISRWKNGVEISGNNFKLTHYCSVYQAELLAIFKATEIIIHENDLNSSIYSDSRSSLEEISNSKTEHPIVYKIHENIKEIKRCNQHIRFYWVKAHNSILGNERADELAKEGALSNELIPIYDSFPISYARNSIRAATIET; encoded by the coding sequence ATGTTTGCTATAAAAATCTGCAGAGCTCACAGAACAACCTCAATAACTGCGTCTGTTGTTTTGGCTGGAATTATACCGCTAGATCTGCGAATTAAAGAACACGCGCATCAGTACGAgataaaaagaggtaaaactcTAGATTTACTAAACAGCCAAAAGATAGAAGGAAAAATAAGCTCCTTCACGCTACCACATCCGGCTGAAACAGTAAACATCCGGTTTAGCTTGATCACTTCTCAAGAAGAAATAAGGGAAGATATAGAGAGCTTTAACTATTACACAAACGGCAGCAAGCTAAATGGAGGGGTTGGCTGCGGAATTTCACGCTGGAAAAACGGTGTCGAAATTAgcggaaataattttaaactgacCCACTACTGCTCTGTATATCAAGCTGAATTGCTAGCAATCTTTAAGGCCACTGAAATTATTATACATGAAAATGACCTAAACAGCTCAATCTACAGCGACTCTAGATCATCCCTAGAAGAAATATCCAACTCAAAGACGGAACACCCCATAGTATATAAAATACACGAAAATATCAAGGAAATAAAGCGATGCAACCAGCATATAAGATTTTACTGGGTCAAGGCACACAACAGTATACTAGGGAATGAACGTGCAGATGAACTTGCCAAGGAAGGAGCCCTAAGCAATGAACTGATTCCTATATATGACagttttccaatatcttacgcAAGAAACTCCATCAGAGCCGCAACCATAGAGACTTAG
- the LOC121728983 gene encoding uncharacterized protein LOC121728983, translating into MAVALIITVLVATIAEYTCEPANGFTNKVYNNGNGGAHYDDLLKPPPPPLLPVIPVPFHGGNQHGISQRQNFDNGYHYQPPPQAPPPSPAPISGEFKFPAPFYKQYNFNFVPPPQPFTTTPSPSMFQKFSNWLFPQNSYDQQSEVISNYNAATFKKDCNPCNNVPWIPVIRYDLAPKNLRQNNNNNALPTYGPPSPTASKHIFDAVQNVPQPFSNQHLELNGNQQSNNHFQNYGPPKISQVVSTYGPPSPTHVVDISQSHPLSSPYAVTSNPISNFPYNFHTTTLKPIFNHPASYALSSSTFGLPASTISTPFAQYDSNFLTTTASPIITRPPVQFNQHFPQSNDVEVFGQNIPSQELQLPKVTRPTGFRNSYGEPIDNTFALNIPYSATATGAESSKVKTEVLPDNALQSHLDNMSLALANPAPFTLNRGRNIHTLQPVALPNLSISPLPPIFNARPFRPTPPKYFGNILYGSNQKQSDSQVNIAQSVPLAEYTHSIEYPTTFIQSPVIDIDRFKNSENQTKVYRNIQNSYVIDESRDIFPQASDHHVSAAKTNPDSSFESVDIGNELYDESIQSKGSLNKNIPPNHKPDFADLRGVKDEDVDKYRTESNLQNIDSPLLYLKPSAPHKNYENFFSSPSTPGRDKEFEIYDDTPITTPRSTMSTANILDSSKTYFMEESSIPTGQHSINHAKVVQIIVPYTINDKDYSEESFYNQQEFQARKVHTEKNVNYVTVPTETYSTIRTTTEEPVSTITDQYNSELMNTPAILNDFYDVKEPPFDIVKLQHTIDDWTQQEYSSTKEAQRVRSNEKYAKQIPDNYFTTAAPTTIYVTEENNYNNYDSYDHEFSSSNQFEITDNNTQVFSKISKSYNSVEKTKTNYDTAKNDEEDETLHIYTPSSTFRTTTTTSAPWGGIQTSISPLTNEKVYVVTSKPWREKQSVFNKTKEFNKFESQKTSSHSHIISSSEEVVIKPPKSFRRPLGGSYHKNGFRLGDGRLNSTKFDSSYTYSNGWHRRINNLGDDAQNEYFEELEDVAVSQERKTNKTHTTIDNNENNN; encoded by the exons CACGGCGGGAACCAGCATGGTATATCCCAACGACAGAACTTCGACAACGGATATCACTACCAGCCCCCACCGCAAGCACCCCCGCCCTCGCCAGCACCGATATCCGGCGAGTTCAAATTTCCAGCACCGTTTTACAAGCAGTACAATTTCAACTTCGTCCCCCCGCCCCAACCGTTCACGACGACGCCTTCGCCCTCCATGTTCCAGAAATTCTCGAATTGGCTCTTCCCACAAAACTCGTACGATCAGCAGTCTGAGGTGATCAGCAATTACAATGCGGCGACTTTCAAGAAAGATTGTAATCCGTGCAATAACGTGCCTTGGATACCGGTGATAAGATACGATTTAGCACCTAAAAATCTTCGACAAAATAACAACAATAATGCTCTTCCGACGTACGGTCCTCCGAGCCCTACAGCATCAAAACATATATTTGACGCCGTACAAAACGTACCACAGCCTTTTAGTAATCAACATTTGGAGTTAAATGGAAATCAACAAAGTAACAACCACTTTCAAAATTACGGACCTCCAAAGATATCCCAAGTTGTTTCGACGTACGGACCACCGAGCCCGACGCACGTAGTCGACATTTCTCAATCCCATCCCCTGAGTTCTCCGTATGCTGTGACTAGCAATCCGATTTCAAATTTCCCATACAATTTTCATACGACAACATTGAAACCTATATTTAACCATCCGGCGTCATACGCTTTATCTAGTTCGACATTCGGGCTGCCCGCTTCTACTATTTCCACGCCTTTTGCCCAGTACGATAGTAACTTTTTGACTACTACTGCCTCACCGATTATAACAAGACCCCCCGTACAATTTAATCAACATTTTCCGCAAAGTAATGATGTCGAAGTGTTCGGACAAAACATACCATCTCAAGAATTACAATTACCAAAAGTTACTCGTCCAACTGGATTCAGAAATTCGTATGGTGAACCCATCGATAACACGTTTGCACTAAATATACCATATTCCGCTACTGCTACTGGTGCCGAATCTTCAAAAGTAAAGACTGAAGTTTTACCTGATAATGCATTACAATCGCACTTGGACAATATGAGCTTGGCCTTAGCAAACCCGGCTCCATTCACCCTTAACAGGGGTAGAAATATACATACTTTACAGCCTGTTGCGCTTCCAAATCTAAGTATCTCGCCATTACCACCAATATTTAACGCAAGACCATTTCGACCAACGCCGCCAAAATATTTTGGCAATATTTTATATGGCTCAAACCAAAAGCAATCAGATTCACAAGTAAACATAGCGCAGAGTGTACCACTTGCAGAATATACACACTCTATAGAGTATCCTACAACTTTTATACAATCACCGGTTATTGATATAGATAGATTTAAAAACTCCGAAAATCAAACTAAAGTCTATCGTAATATTCAAAACAGCTACGTCATCGATGAAAGTCGTGATATATTTCCCCAAGCATCAGATCACCATGTATCTGCGGCAAAGACAAATCCAGATTCTAGTTTTGAAAGCGTAGACATTGGCAACGAATTATATGATGAAAGCATTCAATCTAAAGGATCACTTAATAAGAATATTCCACCTAATCATAAGCCCGATTTTGCAGATTTACGTGGTGTTAAAGATGAAGACGTAGACAAATATCGAACGGAgagtaatttacaaaatattgattCTCCTTTACTGTATTTAAAACCAAGTGCACCTCATAAGAATTACGAAAACTTTTTCTCATCGCCATCAACACCGGGGAGGGATAAAGAATTTGAAATATATGACGACACTCCAATCACAACGCCAAGATCTACTATGTCTACAGCAAATATTTTGGATAGTAGTAAAACATACTTCATGGAAGAGTCCTCTATACCAACAGGACAACATAGCATAAATCATGCAAAAGTCGTCCAAATTATTGTTCCATATACAATCAATGATAAAGATTATAGTGAAGAATCTTTTTATAATCAACAAGAATTTCAAGCTAGGAAGGTGCACACAGAGAAGAATGTTAATTATGTGACAGTACCTACAGAAACGTATAGTACTATAAGAACGACTACAGAGGAACCTGTCTCTACAATTACAGATCAATACAATTCTGAACTCATGAATACGCCGGCAATTTTAAATGACTTTTATGATGTTAAAGAGCCACCATTTGATATTGTAAAATTACAGCACACAATTGATGATTGGACTCAACAAGAATATTCAAGTACAAAAGAAGCTCAACGTGTTCGTTCCAATGAAAAATATGCCAAACAGATTCCAGACAATTATTTCACAACTGCTGCTCCGACTACGATATACGTAACagaagaaaataattacaaCAATTATGATTCCTATGATCATGAATTTTCAAGTAGCAATCAATTTGAAATAACAGATAATAACACACAAGTTTTCTCTAAAATAAGTAAAAGTTACAACAGTGTTGAAAAAACTAAGACAAATTATGACACTGCGAAAAATGATGAAGAAGATGAAACATTGCATATTTACACACCATCATCTACTTTTAGAACCACTACAACAACATCTGCTCCCTGGGGAGGTATACAAACATCTATATCACCGTTAACTAACGAAAAAGTTTATGTAGTAACCTCTAAACCATGGAGAGAAAAACAAAGCGTTTTCAATAAGACTAAAGAATTCAATAAGTTTGAGTCACAGAAGACAAGTTCTCATAGTCATATTATATCGTCATCAGAAGAAGTAGTTATTAAGCCTCCTAAATCTTTTCGTCGACCACTAGGTGGATCTTATCACAAAAATGGTTTTAGACTTGGGGATGGTAGATTAAATTCAACCAAGTTTGATTCATCGTACACATATTCTAATGGATGGCATAGACGaa TAAATAACTTGGGTGATGATGCACAAAATGAGTATTTTGAAGAGTTAGAAGATGTGGCTGTTTCTCAagaaagaaaaacaaataag acACATACAACAATcgataataatgaaaataataattaa
- the LOC121729039 gene encoding uncharacterized protein LOC121729039 produces MAPSKKPKSKVMKDGEFVPPDGGWGWMIVFAAGFSNLSALPVLQQFGLLFRDKFARLGISSAQTTTIINMNSALTSCVGLANGPVFKTFSYRTVSLTGAIFVFISLMLTTFSYNFMTYLISFSILYGAGYGISSSANALALNTYWKNRRRLATSLSWTTTGLGPILWPHIITALFEYFGETGAILVISGISLHAIACALLLQPVEWHSKTAKLKQDEEKLLPEPQASNNTKETDRKTEDSGYFSQMSKIKNLSLFSSQYIYNEDDPVTPGYEIIDPGVPMMIRANDGYFSQSRQSKSRLSSRDGSARNSRMNSKKPSMSNLLENRSRKSSTLYLNESKKNSSANLGSLAVERELKPVSKSKRKTSTTINNLGTQIPESEIEDCPTLKAPQDLKADEKAAVENIDPEKAKYIADKAEQQMAGTKSLKSLKIDGQYGEKYSKDNHSNISLKVQDEIEERKYLKDTHSNQSYRNRHRRKSNNFNYESEVLKQASLKLEQYLKESENDDRFKLVVSKPEQNTLEDKEIEDDEDDEESLTFWEKIIMFFDLDLLKDFTFINLMLGITLANFNELNFSILTPFILGDYGMSKSQTAFFMSLLAGVDICVRFCIPFAAGKIGWDNNSFFLFGVMSMAMGRVVLSICQDYSIVLLVAVMIGFGKGLRTVFMALVIPTHVPLHKLPGATGIQLITAGMVYLSLGPVVGWIKDSASTAVTLHCLNIFTWLTAISWGLEKYFSRKHAKDNTESKLHCEWQNNVYIVIMSGTVNKVPPDGGYGWVVTFAYALNNVVVLPLIAGFGLVFQEAFKDTGLTATQGTLVVILNHGIGMLLSFFGGPVLNRFGYRKVAVVGALLISSGLMLTAVSTSFWLFILSYSIINSAGVAAVMAAFSLAINSFFKEKRGRAIGVGMSITGLGTIYMPLVMSALMYAFGWRYAVLILGAICLHSLIAACLLRPAKWYLINPPVSEEMMPLNNEHNVELINGSVTPSKLSDLHSSLKTEDLQASNGVPPKSLSVGSLKSSNGIENRAAVSHPDVRKKTNDGLLEESKYKWWESQEINLGSSINIFKETKSVVKKNEAVPETNKEISKSYLKRFIDFFDLTLLKDPIFVNILFGLSMASCVETNFSLLLPFILKDMLTFETSEIAKIMAVIGFSDTLFRLVSPFIGEWCHKPPRVMYLVSLVVIIFTRLIMLFTTSFMGMLFVALAMGVTKGVRTVYMNIIIPSYVPLERLPFASGIQMFFNGIVIITLGSLLGRIRDSSGSYHIPILVLNCVTFLTVLFWSGEFLYDRLKKKNSEEATA; encoded by the exons ATGGCGCCCAGCAAGAAACCAAAGTCAAAAGTAATGAAAGACGGTGAATTTGTTCCCCCCGATGGAGGCTGGGGCTGGATGATAGTTTTCGCAGCGGGATTCTCTAAT CTGTCAGCCCTGCCGGTGCTGCAGCAGTTTGGTCTGCTGTTTCGGGACAAGTTCGCGCGGCTCGGCATCAGCAGCGCGCAGACCACCACCATCATCAACATGAACTCGGCGCTGACCTCTTGCGTCG GTCTCGCAAATGGTCCAGTATTTAAGACGTTCAGTTACCGGACAGTTTCACTGACTGGAGCAATATTTGTTTTCATATCTTTGATGCTAACGACATTTTCTTACAACTTTATGACATATCTTATTTCGTTCTCCATATTATATG GTGCCGGTTATGGTATAAGCAGTTCCGCAAATGCTCTCGCCCTCAACACGTATTGGAAAAATCGAAGAAGATTAGCGACTAGTCTTTCGTGGACTACTACAGGCTTAGGTCCTATATTATGGCCACACATCATCACCGCACTTTTCGAATACTTCGGGGAAACTGGAGCGATACTCGTAATCAGTGGAATCTCGTTACATGCAATTGCTTGTGCACTCCTACTACAGCCAGTCGAGTGGCATTCTAAGACTGCTAAATTAAAACAGGACGAAGAAAAATTATTACCAGAACCGCAAGCCTCAAACAACACTAAGGAAACAGATAGAAAGACCGAGGACAGCGGCTACTTTAGTCAAATgtccaaaattaaaaatttaagctTATTTTCAAGTCAATACATTTATAATGAAGATGATCCTGTCACCCCAGGATATGAAATCATAGATCCAGGTGTTCCTATGATGATTAGAGCGAACGACGGATACTTTAGCCAGTCTAGGCAGTCAAAAAGTAGATTATCGTCACGAGATGGATCTGCAAGAAACTCGCGAATGAATTCGAAAAAACCATCTATGTCTAATTTATTAGAAAACAGATCGCGCAAATCTTCAACTTTGTATCTCAACGAATCTAAAAAGAACTCTTCAGCAAATTTGGGGAGTCTAGCTGTAGAACGCGAACTGAAACCGGTTAGTAAATCTAAACGTAAAACCTCAAccacaataaataatttagggACCCAAATTCCGGAATCAGAGATCGAAGATTGTCCAACACTCAAAGCTCCGCAAGATTTGAAAGCAGACGAAAAAGCTGCCGTTGAAAATATTGACCCAGAAAAAGCTAAATATATAGCAGACAAAGCTGAACAACAAATGGCTGGTACTAAAAGtctaaaatctttaaaaattgATGGACAGTATGgtgaaaaatattcaaaagaCAATCACAGTAACATTTCGCTTAAAGTACAGGACGAGATTGAagaacgaaaatatttaaaggaCACTCATAGCAATCAATCGTATCGCAATCGTCACAGGCGAAAGTCCAATAATTTCAACTACGAAAGTGAAGTTTTAAAACAAGCCTCGCTAAAACTAGAACAATATTTGAAAGAGAGTGAAAATGACGATAGATTTAAGCTAGTAGTAAGTAAGCCTGAACAAAATACCTTAGAAGATAAAGAAATAGAAGACGATGAAGACGACGAAGAGTCATTAACTTTTTGGgagaaaattataatgttttttgaTTTGGACCTCCTAAAAGATTTTACGTTTATAAATTTAATGTTGGGAATAACTTTAGCTAACTTTAATGAACTTAACTTTTCTATATTAACACCTTTCATACTTGGTGATTATGGAATGAGCAAATCTCAAACTGCCTTCTTTATGTCTTTGTTAGCTGGTGTGGATATATGTGTAAGATTTTGTATACCATTTGCTGCTGGCAAAATAGGTTGGGATAATAATTCCTTTTTCTTATTTGGAGTTATGTCTATGGCTATGGGAAGAGTCG TCCTATCGATATGTCAAGACTATAGTATAGTCCTTCTTGTAGCTGTTATGATTGGATTTGGAAAAGGGTTAAGGACAGTATTTATGGCTTTAGTAATACCTACGCATGTTCCTCTCCATAAGCTACCGGGTGCTACGGGCATACAACTTATCACCGCCGGAATGGTCTACCTCTCTTTAGGGCCGGTAGTGG GTTGGATCAAAGACAGTGCATCAACTGCGGTCACGCTACATTGCTTAAACATCTTCACTTGGCTGACAGCCATATCATGGGgattggaaaaatatttttcgaggAAGCACGCAAAAGATAATACAgagtcaaaa CTTCACTGTGAGTGGCAGAATAATGTGTACATTGTGATCATGTCGGGAACAGTGAATAAAGTGCCACCTGATGGGGGATATGGATGGGTCGTCACTTTCGCCTATGCattaaataat GTAGTCGTTCTACCCCTTATTGCTGGGTTTGGCCTAGTTTTTCAAGAAGCCTTCAAAGATACTGGACTTACAGCGACGCAAGGAACTTTGGTAGTTATTCTCAATCATGGTATTGGAATGCTATTATCGTTCTTCGGAGGTCCTGTTCTAAATCGATTTGGATACAGAAAAGTCGCTGTCGTTGGAGCATTATTAATATCTTCCGGTCTAATGTTGACAGCAGTCTCTACTAGCTTCTGGTTATTTATTCTATCGTACAGTATTATAAATT ctgctggggTTGCCGCAGTAATGGCTGCATTTTCTTTGGCAATAAACTCGTTTTTCAAAGAGAAACGCGGTAGGGCAATCGGTGTAGGAATGTCCATCACAGGACTGGGAACAATTTATATGCCATTAGTTATGAGTGCACTTATGTATGCATTCGGTTGGAGATATGCAGTGCTAATATTGGGTGCAATATGTCTTCATTCCCTTATAGCAGCATGCTTACTTAGGCCCGCTAAGTGGTACTTAATTAATCCTCCAGTTTCAGAGGAAATGATGCCTCTAAATAATGAACATAATGTGGAGCTCATAAATGGAAGTGTTACTCCATCTAAATTATcag ATTTACATTCATCATTAAAGACTGAAGACTTACAAGCAAGCAATGGAGTGCCACCCAAAAGTTTATCTGTAGGATCACTAAAGAGTAGTAACGGTATCGAAAATAGAGCAGCAGTATCACATCCAGACGTTCGAAAGAAAACGAACGACGGTCTTCTAGaagaatcaaaatataaatggtGGGAATCTCAAGAAATTAATTTAGGAAGCtcgataaatattttcaaagaaaCAAAGAGTGTTGTTAAGAAAAACGAGGCTGTGCCTGagacaaacaaagaaatatcaAAGAGTTATCTCAAGCGGTTCATTGACTTCTTTGATCTTACGCTTCTGAAAGAtcctatatttgtaaatatattgtttGGGCTATCTATGGCATCTTGTGTTGAAACCAATTTTTCTCTGCTATTACCATTTATATTAAAAGATATGCTTACATTTGAGACTTCTGAAATAGCTAAGATTATGGCGGTCATTGGTTTCTCTGATACACTCTTTAGATTAGTATCACCATTTATCGGGGAATGGTGTCACAAGCCACCTAGAGTTATGTATTTGGTGAGCTTGGtggttattatttttactcGCTTAA TTATGTTATTTACAACATCTTTTATGGGAATGCTCTTCGTAGCACTTGCAATGGGTGTCACTAAGGGTGTGAGAACGGTCTATATGAACATCATAATTCCAAGCTACGTCCCTCTAGAGCGGTTGCCCTTTGCTTCGGGAATTCAGATGTTCTTTAATGGAATTGTTATCATTACACTTGGATCTCTTTTAG GGCGTATACGAGATTCCTCGGGATCTTACCACATTCCCATTTTGGTGCTCAACTGTGTTACCTTCTTGACTGTTCTATTTTGGAGTGGAGAATTTTTGTATGAcagattaaagaaaaaaaactcaGAGGAAGCTACTGCCTAG